Proteins encoded in a region of the Dendropsophus ebraccatus isolate aDenEbr1 chromosome 11, aDenEbr1.pat, whole genome shotgun sequence genome:
- the LOC138768212 gene encoding uncharacterized protein, whose product MAKKVQTRWKSIRNWFTRVQSQQEQSGASPHMGYAEQLSFLLPARRRQETSGNYEDFVGSVSSEQPQPVVQLQEWPTTMELGTSASPGELEGEHKLVGPPGLSAVDPKEGEGAPSISGTAVPQRSSAAARPADRSRPCPVPPSRSRSTSRQARRDLWTLGLGAAEADAAVMRFVQKFDTVDDVFDFFGHYIAARCRLLPARVSAQLRCVIDCVVSAFELAEPQNLPSPGYIGEVVAHLCGLNFPRPVVSLAP is encoded by the exons ATGG CTAAAAAAGTTCAGACGAGGTGGAAGAGTATCCGGAACTGGTTCACCAGGGTGCAAAGCCAACAGGAGCAGAGTGGTGCCTCTCCTCATATGGGTTATGCTGAGCAGTTGAGCTTCCTTTTGCCTGCCAGGAGGCGCCAGGA aaccagtggcaattatGAAGATTTTGTTGGTTCTGTGTCTTCTGAACAACCACAACCAGTGGTTCAGCTGCAGGAATGGCCAACCACTATGGAACTGGGAACCTCAGCCAGCCCTGGTGAATTGGAGGGAGAACACAAGCTGGTGGGACCTCCTGGTCTGTCTGCAGTGGATCCAaaggaaggagaaggagcacCATCAATATCGGGGACTGCAGTCCCTCAAAGATCATCGGCTGCTGCTCGCCCTGCAGACAGATCCCGGCCATGTCCCGTCCCCCCTTCCCGGAGTCGTTCCACCTCTCGGCAGGCTCGTAGAGATCTCTGGACATTGGGTCTTGGTGCTGCAGAGGCCGATGCAGCAGTGATGCGTTTTGTCCAGAAATTCGACACTGTCGATGACGTGTTTGATTTCTTTGGTCATTACATCGCAGCTCGCTGCCGTCTGTTGCCTGCCAGAGTGAGTGCACAACTTAGATGTGTCATCGATTGTGTGGTGTCAGCCTTCGAACTGGCTGAGCCGCAAAACCTGCCATCACCCGGGTATATTGGGGAGGTAGTGGCACACCTCTGTGGCCTAAACTTTCCACGTCCTGTTGTGTCTTTGGCTCCTTAA